Proteins from one Gammaproteobacteria bacterium genomic window:
- a CDS encoding low molecular weight phosphotyrosine protein phosphatase, translating into MPAVLFVCLGNICRSPLAEAALRLKATERGLNFEIDSAGTGDWHVGAAPDRRAQAVARRHGVDISAYRARQVTVQDFRHFTHVVALDTQNLAALRALQPTDARAELALLLDHVPGRQGQAVADPYYGEDAGFDQTWADVTAGAHGLLDQLVGRR; encoded by the coding sequence ATGCCCGCCGTATTGTTCGTCTGCCTCGGCAACATCTGCCGATCGCCGCTGGCCGAGGCCGCCTTGCGTCTCAAGGCCACCGAGCGAGGACTGAATTTCGAAATCGATTCCGCCGGCACCGGCGACTGGCATGTCGGCGCCGCTCCGGATCGCCGCGCGCAGGCCGTGGCGCGCCGGCATGGGGTCGACATCAGTGCCTACCGCGCGCGGCAGGTCACAGTGCAGGATTTCAGGCACTTCACCCATGTGGTCGCGCTGGATACGCAGAACCTGGCGGCCCTGCGCGCGCTGCAGCCGACGGACGCCCGCGCGGAGCTGGCGCTGCTGCTGGACCACGTGCCGGGGCGGCAGGGGCAGGCGGTGGCCGACCCTTACTACGGCGAGGACGCCGGCTTTGATCAGACCTGGGCGGACGTGACGGCAGGCGCCCACGGGTTGCTGGATCAGCTCGTCGGCCGTCGATGA